From the genome of bacterium:
CAAGGAAAGAGTTTGGTTTTGCTGCTAAGACCGATTTTAAAGAAGGGTTAAGGAAAACAATTGAGTGGTATGATGGGGAAAATGGATAACATCACTGTAATAAAGCCAAGAATAATACTTCCCATATCAGCAAAAATTGTGGGTCTCATTGATTATGCTGTTGCATTTGTTATTGTATTTGGGTTGATGGCTTATTATAGGGTCGCCCCTACTCTTTATTTACTTCTTACTCCAATTATATTGTTCTTCACTATGATGCTTGCATCTGGAATTGGGTTCTGGCTCTCAGCAATAAATGTGAAGTACAGGGATGTCAGGCATGCCATTCCATTCTTTATACAACTGCTTATATTTGTGACCCCCGTTATATATCCCGTTTCTTTAGCAGGAAAATATAAATGGCTGCTTACGCTTAATCCAATGTCAGAATTTATTGAGGCGCACAGGGCAGCGAAAAGTATAATGGGGATAAAAACTTATCTGGAGGTTGATAATGGTATTTCTTAATAAAAAGGAAGAAAGGATATCTCAAGGTAAAATCAGCATGAGGATCCCGGGATATTTTCTTAACGGAGAGAGCGAAAAATAAAGAGGGGTGGATTTGGAGAAAAGTATTTCTGAAAAGATAATAAGAAATACCAAATTTAATACCCTGAGCCATTTCTGGGGAATTTTAGTTGCTTTATTTTT
Proteins encoded in this window:
- a CDS encoding ABC transporter permease produces the protein MDNITVIKPRIILPISAKIVGLIDYAVAFVIVFGLMAYYRVAPTLYLLLTPIILFFTMMLASGIGFWLSAINVKYRDVRHAIPFFIQLLIFVTPVIYPVSLAGKYKWLLTLNPMSEFIEAHRAAKSIMGIKTYLEVDNGIS